In Vibrio hippocampi, a single genomic region encodes these proteins:
- the xthA gene encoding exodeoxyribonuclease III: MKVISFNINGLRARLHQLQAIIDKHQPDVIGLQEIKVHDEAFPIEAVEAMGYKVYFHGQKAHYGVAMLCKQEPEKIQKGFPTDNEEHQKRMIMATFKDEHGDSVTVLNGYFPQGDNVSHETKFPYKRQFYTDLMQYLNDHHSKDEKLIVMGDINISPIDLDIGIGEINRKRWLKTGKCSFQPEEREWLATLLDWGFVDTFRQLHPDVNDQFSWFDYRSRGFDDNRGLRIDVVLATPTLAANCVEAGIDYELRGIEKPSDHAPIWSSFK, from the coding sequence ATGAAAGTAATCAGCTTTAATATCAATGGATTAAGAGCAAGGCTGCATCAACTACAAGCTATCATTGATAAACATCAACCTGATGTCATTGGTTTGCAAGAGATCAAGGTTCATGACGAGGCTTTTCCGATAGAAGCGGTAGAAGCCATGGGATACAAGGTTTACTTCCACGGTCAAAAAGCGCACTACGGTGTCGCCATGTTGTGTAAACAGGAACCTGAAAAAATTCAAAAGGGCTTCCCTACCGATAACGAAGAACATCAAAAACGCATGATCATGGCGACTTTCAAAGATGAACATGGTGATAGCGTGACTGTACTGAATGGTTATTTCCCACAAGGCGACAACGTTAGCCACGAAACCAAATTCCCTTACAAACGCCAGTTCTATACCGATCTGATGCAGTATCTCAATGATCACCACTCGAAAGATGAAAAACTGATCGTGATGGGCGATATCAACATCAGCCCAATTGATTTAGATATTGGCATTGGCGAAATCAACAGAAAACGCTGGCTTAAAACGGGTAAGTGCTCATTCCAACCAGAAGAACGTGAGTGGCTAGCGACTTTGTTAGATTGGGGATTCGTTGACACTTTCCGCCAATTGCACCCTGATGTGAACGATCAATTTTCATGGTTTGACTATCGATCGCGTGGTTTTGATGATAACCGTGGTCTGCGCATTGACGTGGTTTTAGCCACACCGACTCTCGCCGCTAATTGTGTTGAAGCTGGCATCGACTATGAGTTGCGTGGTATCGAAAAACCTTCCGACCATGCGCCAATTTGGTCAAGCTTCAAGTAA
- a CDS encoding ABC transporter permease has product MDFSLVIESLPIYLDGLWTTVWLVTVSLIIGLTLAIPMAIARNSKNYLLMVPTWSFIYFFRGTPLLVQLFLIYYGMDQFFPVKDTLWEHAWFCALVAFVFNTSAYTAEIIRGAINGLPQGEVEAAKAYGMSPFMTYRRIILPSALRRALPAYSNEVIFMLHGSAVAGIVTIMDLTGAARLVNSRYYAPFESFLTAGLFYMALTFIILWLFKRAEKRFLAHLKPQS; this is encoded by the coding sequence ATGGACTTTTCTCTGGTTATCGAAAGTTTGCCTATCTACCTAGATGGTTTGTGGACAACCGTCTGGCTGGTGACTGTTTCTTTGATCATCGGTCTGACATTGGCGATCCCGATGGCCATCGCAAGGAACAGCAAAAATTACTTGTTGATGGTCCCGACATGGTCATTCATCTACTTCTTTCGAGGCACACCATTATTGGTGCAGTTATTTTTGATTTACTACGGAATGGATCAGTTCTTTCCGGTCAAAGATACCCTTTGGGAGCACGCATGGTTCTGTGCATTGGTTGCTTTTGTATTTAATACATCGGCGTACACGGCAGAGATCATACGCGGAGCGATCAATGGATTACCGCAAGGGGAAGTCGAAGCAGCCAAAGCCTATGGGATGAGCCCATTTATGACCTATCGACGTATCATTTTACCGAGTGCACTACGCAGAGCGCTGCCAGCTTACAGTAATGAAGTCATCTTTATGCTGCATGGTTCAGCGGTGGCGGGTATTGTCACCATCATGGATTTGACCGGCGCAGCACGTTTAGTGAACTCGCGATACTATGCGCCATTTGAGTCCTTTTTGACGGCGGGTTTGTTCTACATGGCGTTGACCTTCATTATTTTATGGCTGTTTAAAAGGGCAGAAAAACGCTTTCTTGCCCATCTTAAGCCGCAAAGTTAG
- a CDS encoding ABC transporter permease, translating to MLDLQGYEASIVKGAVVTIEVALLSLLLAMILGMLGALAKLAPYRFPRAIATLYTTIIRGIPDLVLMMLIFFGGQILLNNSLYATNEWLNEWFTQSDPNHEWTAYLPDYIDVSPFIAGVLTIGFIFGAYMAETFRGAIMAVDQGELEAAKAYGMSSTLAFRRILLPQMIRHALPGFGNNWLVLLKTTALVSIIGLEDMVRVSSLAAGSTKMPFTFYMAVSLIFLFFTAVSTGVLKLVERKFSIHVR from the coding sequence ATGCTAGATCTGCAAGGCTATGAAGCCTCAATTGTTAAAGGTGCAGTTGTCACGATAGAGGTGGCGCTGCTGTCACTATTATTGGCGATGATTTTAGGCATGCTGGGTGCTTTAGCAAAACTGGCACCGTATCGTTTCCCAAGAGCCATAGCCACGCTTTACACCACGATCATCCGCGGTATCCCGGATCTGGTGTTGATGATGTTAATCTTCTTCGGCGGACAGATTTTGTTGAACAACAGTCTGTATGCCACCAACGAATGGCTCAATGAGTGGTTTACGCAAAGCGATCCCAACCATGAGTGGACGGCTTACCTTCCCGATTATATTGATGTGTCTCCCTTTATCGCCGGTGTTCTTACCATAGGCTTTATTTTCGGTGCTTATATGGCGGAAACATTCCGTGGCGCCATTATGGCCGTCGACCAAGGTGAGCTAGAAGCAGCAAAAGCTTACGGCATGAGCTCAACACTCGCGTTCAGACGTATTTTATTACCTCAGATGATACGCCACGCCTTACCAGGTTTTGGTAACAACTGGTTAGTGTTACTCAAAACAACGGCTTTGGTTTCTATCATTGGTCTTGAGGATATGGTTCGCGTGAGTTCTTTGGCGGCGGGTTCAACCAAGATGCCATTTACGTTTTACATGGCGGTATCCTTGATCTTCCTATTTTTTACTGCGGTCTCAACTGGTGTGCTAAAGCTGGTTGAACGCAAATTCAGTATTCATGTGAGGTAG
- a CDS encoding ABC transporter substrate-binding protein has protein sequence MKKWLLVAALAATSVTGMAQAKEWKTVRFGIEGAYPPFSWTEADGSLKGFDVDMANALCEELKAKCVIVPQDWDGIIPSLLARKYDAIIAAMSITEERKKRVDFTGKYAQIPNKFIAKKDAGLDFANLDGVKIGVQRATTHDKYLSDNYKNVEIVRYGSFDEAYLDLANGRVAAVLGDASALEEGVLNKAGGEAYEFAGPSLTDPKWFGDGMGIAVRKQDKDLTKQLDAAIKSLRESGKYQEIAAKYFNYDVYGN, from the coding sequence ATGAAAAAGTGGTTATTAGTAGCAGCACTTGCCGCGACCTCGGTAACAGGGATGGCTCAAGCAAAAGAGTGGAAAACGGTTCGTTTCGGTATTGAAGGTGCCTACCCTCCATTTAGCTGGACTGAAGCTGATGGTTCGCTTAAAGGCTTTGATGTCGACATGGCAAACGCTTTGTGTGAAGAGCTAAAAGCCAAATGCGTGATCGTTCCTCAAGATTGGGATGGCATTATTCCTTCACTATTGGCACGTAAATATGACGCTATCATTGCGGCAATGTCGATTACAGAAGAGCGTAAGAAGCGTGTTGATTTTACCGGCAAATATGCACAAATCCCGAACAAATTTATCGCTAAGAAAGATGCAGGCTTAGATTTTGCGAACCTTGATGGTGTGAAGATCGGTGTTCAGCGCGCAACAACGCACGACAAGTATCTTTCAGACAACTATAAGAATGTAGAGATCGTTCGTTACGGCTCATTCGATGAAGCGTATCTTGACCTTGCTAACGGACGTGTTGCAGCAGTATTAGGTGATGCGTCAGCCCTAGAAGAGGGTGTACTGAATAAAGCGGGCGGTGAAGCGTATGAATTTGCAGGTCCTTCACTGACGGATCCAAAGTGGTTTGGTGACGGTATGGGTATTGCGGTTCGCAAGCAAGATAAAGACCTCACGAAGCAACTTGACGCGGCGATCAAATCACTCCGTGAGTCTGGTAAATACCAAGAGATTGCGGCTAAGTACTTTAACTACGACGTATACGGCAACTAA
- a CDS encoding ABC transporter ATP-binding protein, with product MSDVPALDIKNLHKTFGQNEVLKGISLEAHKGDVVSIIGSSGSGKSTFLRCINLLETPTSGEIWVNGELIQMKNNRLGEAIPANEKQVQRIRSRLAMVFQGFNLWSHLTVLQNVIEAPVHVLGVPKAQAIENAELLLKKVGLYERKDYYPGHLSGGQQQRAAIARALAVDPEVMLFDEPTSALDPELVGEVLGVMRDLAEEGRTMLVVTHEMAFARDVSNHVMFLHQGLVEEQGDPAQLFTNPESERLQQFISSIY from the coding sequence ATGAGTGATGTACCCGCGCTAGACATAAAAAATCTGCACAAAACGTTCGGACAGAACGAGGTACTAAAAGGGATCTCACTAGAAGCACACAAAGGAGATGTGGTCTCCATCATTGGTTCTTCTGGTTCTGGGAAAAGCACTTTTCTACGCTGTATCAACTTACTAGAAACCCCAACGTCTGGAGAAATCTGGGTCAATGGCGAACTTATTCAGATGAAGAATAACCGCTTGGGTGAAGCCATTCCTGCCAATGAGAAACAAGTCCAACGTATTCGTTCGCGCCTCGCCATGGTATTTCAAGGTTTCAATCTCTGGTCTCATTTAACCGTGTTACAAAATGTCATTGAAGCACCGGTACACGTTTTGGGCGTTCCCAAGGCACAAGCGATAGAAAATGCGGAACTGCTGCTAAAGAAAGTCGGTCTTTACGAGCGCAAAGATTATTACCCGGGACACCTCTCCGGAGGACAACAGCAACGCGCTGCAATCGCTCGTGCACTTGCCGTTGACCCAGAGGTTATGCTGTTCGATGAACCCACTTCTGCTTTAGATCCTGAATTAGTCGGTGAAGTGTTAGGGGTGATGCGTGATTTGGCGGAAGAGGGGCGCACCATGCTCGTTGTGACTCATGAAATGGCATTTGCACGAGACGTCTCTAACCATGTGATGTTTTTACATCAAGGATTGGTTGAAGAGCAAGGTGACCCAGCTCAGTTATTCACTAACCCTGAGTCCGAACGTCTACAGCAATTTATCTCTTCAATTTATTAA
- a CDS encoding porin: MKKTLLAVAIPALFATSAQAVELYKTDAGSVDFYGQLRTELKKSEDADATLGAGSSRAGVSAKYDVNEDLYVHGKYEFGTPGGEYGESLTGRLHIAGFGGSWGKVSLGQQWTLQDDFYGADWSYFYGGSVIRYTPISGGVHSNLIKYNYDADAFSIAASYGLDENDSAPELFELFATATAGNFDFIAGVASESGFTSVDNPDYDEDDDNSVESFTLGLDTMAYTASVGYTMDKVYLQGTYYYSDIDLGGLDISENAFGVAATYAWADNATAYAGYEYVTYDVETLDEFDSTIIYVGTDYHLNDWSRLYVEYGYADGETLGYTNKDSENSVGIETADGESFYAVGYRVYW, from the coding sequence ATGAAAAAAACACTTTTAGCGGTGGCTATTCCAGCCCTATTCGCAACTTCTGCTCAAGCAGTTGAACTTTATAAGACAGATGCAGGTTCAGTTGATTTTTACGGTCAACTACGTACAGAACTTAAAAAATCAGAAGACGCTGACGCAACTCTAGGCGCGGGTTCTTCTCGTGCTGGAGTTTCTGCTAAGTATGATGTGAACGAAGACCTTTACGTACACGGTAAGTACGAGTTCGGCACTCCAGGTGGCGAGTACGGTGAGTCACTAACTGGTCGTCTACATATTGCTGGTTTCGGCGGTAGCTGGGGTAAGGTTTCTCTTGGTCAACAATGGACACTTCAAGATGACTTCTACGGCGCAGATTGGTCATACTTCTACGGCGGTTCTGTTATTCGTTACACTCCAATCAGTGGCGGTGTACACAGCAACTTAATCAAGTATAACTACGACGCAGACGCATTTTCTATCGCTGCATCATACGGCCTAGATGAAAACGACTCGGCTCCAGAACTATTTGAACTATTCGCAACTGCCACTGCGGGTAACTTTGACTTCATTGCTGGTGTAGCATCAGAATCTGGTTTCACTTCAGTCGATAACCCTGATTACGATGAAGATGATGACAATTCTGTAGAGAGTTTCACGCTTGGTCTTGATACTATGGCTTATACAGCGTCTGTTGGTTACACAATGGACAAAGTGTATCTGCAAGGTACTTACTACTATTCAGATATTGACCTAGGTGGTCTAGATATCTCTGAAAACGCATTCGGTGTTGCAGCAACTTACGCATGGGCAGACAACGCAACAGCTTACGCTGGTTACGAATATGTAACGTACGATGTTGAGACTCTTGATGAATTCGACAGCACGATCATCTACGTTGGTACGGACTACCACCTAAATGATTGGTCACGTCTATATGTTGAATACGGTTATGCAGACGGCGAGACGCTTGGTTACACCAACAAAGACTCTGAAAACTCTGTTGGCATCGAAACAGCTGATGGCGAAAGCTTCTACGCTGTAGGTTACCGCGTATACTGGTAA
- a CDS encoding porin gives MNKKLLAVIVPCLLVANAQALEIYKTKDGVVDFYGQLRTEIEKAEDKDVTLGAGSSRAGVKAQYDVNEDFYVHGLYEFGLEGDGWGESLTSRLHYAGFGGDWGKVSLGQQWTLQEDMYGADFSYFFGGTAIRYTPISDSKHSSLVKYDYTADTYSFHASYGLDEDNSQPELFELFGTAVFGDFDVVLGLAGEQAQGLVSELETTAYTTSLGYTFDKVYLQGTYYRAEMDFSNALSKTKVTEDAFALAATYDWQDNATAYAGFEYVKNNAAKLTGGEDDGTLIYVGTDYHFNDWSRIYVEFGYGDGTTLGYTNKDSGVSIEPKTVDSQTMYAVGYRVYW, from the coding sequence ATGAACAAAAAACTTTTAGCAGTGATTGTACCTTGTCTTCTAGTTGCGAATGCACAAGCACTAGAGATCTACAAAACAAAAGATGGTGTGGTTGATTTTTATGGTCAACTACGTACGGAAATTGAAAAAGCTGAAGACAAAGATGTCACTCTTGGCGCTGGTTCTTCACGTGCAGGTGTTAAAGCACAATACGACGTAAACGAAGATTTCTACGTTCACGGTCTTTATGAGTTTGGTCTCGAAGGCGACGGGTGGGGTGAATCACTAACTAGTCGTCTACACTATGCTGGTTTCGGCGGTGACTGGGGTAAAGTCTCTCTTGGTCAACAATGGACACTTCAAGAAGACATGTACGGCGCAGATTTTTCATACTTCTTCGGTGGTACAGCAATTCGTTATACTCCAATCAGCGACTCTAAGCACAGCAGCCTAGTTAAATATGACTACACTGCTGATACTTACTCTTTCCATGCTTCTTACGGTCTTGACGAAGACAATTCTCAACCTGAACTGTTTGAATTGTTTGGTACTGCTGTATTTGGTGACTTCGATGTAGTTTTAGGTTTGGCTGGCGAACAAGCACAAGGCTTAGTCTCGGAGCTTGAGACAACTGCTTATACTACGTCTCTTGGCTATACTTTCGACAAAGTTTACCTACAAGGTACTTACTACCGTGCTGAGATGGATTTCTCTAACGCTCTTTCAAAGACAAAAGTCACTGAAGACGCATTTGCTCTTGCGGCAACTTATGATTGGCAAGACAACGCAACCGCTTATGCTGGTTTCGAGTACGTTAAGAACAATGCAGCTAAGCTAACGGGTGGTGAAGACGACGGTACACTTATCTATGTAGGTACTGACTACCACTTCAACGACTGGTCTCGTATCTACGTTGAATTCGGTTACGGTGACGGTACAACTCTTGGCTATACTAACAAAGACTCTGGTGTATCTATTGAACCAAAGACTGTAGACAGTCAAACTATGTACGCTGTTGGTTACCGCGTATACTGGTAA
- a CDS encoding DUF3360 family protein — MSDAVNKAHSDSDIETKSYNELHRPTSEFASRSEYLDHELQIMKPRRYGLNLPGRDFRFELEDLVPALAGTIGIIAMYSAVMMSWAEGLTAAWPHVELGKDFAIEVARVEMLIPALLFCILASGFINPKANLAGNHGPMIPLIGTIALAGAHPLALAILIGVFGLILSFLKGGSKLVNLTSEGTAGGLLIFLGLTGTMSQIGSIQDWAVGLQSADVAAGSMGYVGLLVLGVTVGIYAFLAKVNMRWLAIPVCAFTGLALALVLGAGFDIKFETEMGIPNLNPVYWWGSTEEGWMLGLPNVEHFIASLPFAILAVAMWSPDFLGHRIFQELNYPRKTEKVLMDVDDTMTMCSVRQMVGTAVGGGNITSSWGTYMIPAAIAKRPIPAGAILLGSLCIIVAILGFPMDVAVWPPVMRVALLVGVSLPLLEAGMQMVRDSKDSQAAGICIFASIVTNPVLAWALTMFLDNNGLIGDKERASRLSFVDKIIIPVGVFIICLVAMLAVGMLEGQYGIPAFL, encoded by the coding sequence ATGTCAGACGCAGTTAACAAAGCGCACTCTGATTCGGATATCGAGACTAAGAGCTATAATGAGCTACACCGTCCAACATCTGAGTTTGCCAGCCGTTCTGAATACCTAGACCATGAACTTCAAATCATGAAACCACGCCGTTACGGTTTAAACCTACCGGGTCGTGATTTCCGTTTTGAATTGGAAGATCTAGTTCCAGCACTTGCCGGTACTATTGGTATTATCGCGATGTACTCAGCGGTAATGATGTCTTGGGCAGAAGGTCTAACCGCCGCTTGGCCTCACGTCGAATTAGGTAAGGATTTCGCTATCGAGGTTGCTCGAGTTGAAATGCTTATCCCTGCTCTTCTTTTCTGTATTCTTGCTTCTGGCTTTATTAACCCTAAAGCTAACTTAGCCGGTAACCACGGTCCGATGATTCCTCTTATCGGTACTATCGCCCTTGCCGGTGCTCACCCTCTTGCCCTTGCAATTTTGATCGGTGTTTTCGGTCTGATCCTAAGTTTCCTTAAAGGGGGTTCCAAACTGGTCAACCTTACCTCGGAAGGTACTGCGGGGGGATTACTTATCTTCCTTGGCTTGACGGGAACGATGAGCCAGATCGGCTCAATTCAAGATTGGGCGGTTGGTCTACAGTCTGCTGATGTTGCTGCGGGTAGCATGGGTTATGTCGGTCTTCTTGTACTTGGTGTGACTGTTGGTATCTACGCTTTCCTTGCAAAAGTAAACATGCGTTGGTTGGCAATCCCAGTTTGTGCATTTACCGGTCTCGCGCTGGCGTTAGTACTTGGTGCTGGTTTCGACATCAAATTCGAAACAGAAATGGGGATTCCAAACCTAAACCCAGTTTACTGGTGGGGTAGCACAGAAGAAGGTTGGATGCTTGGTCTACCAAACGTTGAACACTTCATCGCTTCTTTACCATTCGCGATTCTTGCTGTTGCTATGTGGTCACCTGACTTCCTTGGTCACCGTATCTTCCAAGAGCTAAACTACCCACGTAAGACTGAAAAAGTGCTTATGGACGTAGATGACACGATGACTATGTGTTCTGTACGTCAAATGGTTGGTACAGCAGTAGGTGGTGGTAACATCACGTCTTCTTGGGGTACTTATATGATCCCAGCGGCAATCGCTAAGCGTCCAATTCCAGCGGGTGCGATTTTGCTTGGTTCGCTCTGTATCATCGTTGCGATCCTTGGTTTCCCAATGGATGTTGCTGTATGGCCACCAGTAATGCGTGTTGCGCTACTTGTTGGTGTATCGCTGCCGCTACTTGAAGCTGGTATGCAGATGGTGAGAGACAGCAAAGATTCACAAGCAGCAGGGATCTGTATCTTCGCTTCAATCGTAACAAACCCTGTTCTAGCATGGGCACTAACCATGTTCCTAGATAATAATGGTCTGATTGGTGACAAAGAGCGTGCTTCTCGTCTATCTTTTGTAGATAAGATTATCATCCCAGTCGGCGTGTTTATCATCTGTCTGGTAGCAATGCTTGCAGTAGGTATGCTAGAAGGCCAATACGGCATCCCAGCTTTCCTATAA